In Trifolium pratense cultivar HEN17-A07 linkage group LG7, ARS_RC_1.1, whole genome shotgun sequence, a genomic segment contains:
- the LOC123897035 gene encoding probable pectate lyase 5, which translates to MTNTLFTFVLFLFSLFMPTLISSSPLQNPELVVQEVNRKINASVARRNLGYLSCGSGNPIDDCWRCDSKWEKNRQRLADCAIGFGKNAIGGRDGKIYIVNDANDDNPVNPKPGTLRHAVIQVEPLWIIFARDMVIKLKEELIMNSFKTIDGRGASVHIAGGPCITIQYVTNIIIHGINIHDCKQGGNAMVRDSPRHFGWRTISDGDGVSIFGGSHVWVDHCSLSNCKDGLIDAIHGSTAITISNNYMTHHDKVMLLGHSDSYTQDKNMQVTIAFNHFGEGLVQRMPRCRLGYFHVVNNDYTHWEMYAIGGSANPTINSQGNRFVAPNNRFSKEVTKYEDAAESKWKHWNWRSEGDLMVNGAFFTASGGGASSSYARASSLSARPSSLVGSITIAAGTLNCKKGSPC; encoded by the exons ATGACAAACACACTTTTcacttttgttttatttctcttctctcttttcatGCCTACCCTCATTTCCTCTTCACCTCTTCAAAACCCTGAATTGGTAGTCCAAGAAGTAAATAG GAAAATCAATGCCTCTGTAGCAAGGAGGAATTTAGGATACCTGTCTTGTGGGAGTGGAAATCCTATTGATGATTGCTGGAGGTGTGACTCCAAGTGGGAGAAGAACAGACAAAGACTAGCAGATTGTGCAATTGGGTTCGGGAAGAACGCCATTGGTGGAAGAGACGGTAAAATCTACATTGTAAATGATGCCAACGATGACAATCCGGTGAACCCAAAGCCGGGAACACTCCGTCACGCCGTGATCCAAGTTGAACCATTATGGATAATCTTTGCTAGAGACATGGTGATCAAGTTAAAAGAAGAATTAATCATGAATTCTTTCAAAACAATTGATGGTAGAGGCGCGAGTGTGCACATTGCTGGTGGTCCATGCATTACCATACAATATGTCACCAATATTATCATCCATGGAATAAATATACATGATTGTAAACAAGGTGGGAATGCTATGGTTAGGGACTCCCCGCGACATTTCGGGTGGAGGACTATATCGGACGGTGATGGTGTGTCCATTTTTGGTGGAAGTCATGTTTGGGTTGATCATTGTTCTTTGTCTAATTGTAAAGATGGTTTGATTGATGCTATTCATGGATCAACGGCTATAACAATCTCTAACAATTACATGACACACCATGATAAAGTTATGTTGTTGGGTCATAGTGATTCTTATACTCAAGATAAGAATATGCAAGTCACAATTGCTTTTAACCACTTTGGTGAAGGTCTTGTTCAAAGGATGCCAag GTGTAGGCTTGGATATTTCCATGTAGTGAACAATGATTACACTCACTGGGAAATGTATGCTATCGGAGGAAGTGCTAATCCCACAATTAACAGTCAAGGAAACAGATTTGTTGCTCCTAATAACAGATTCAGCAAAGAG GTGACAAAGTATGAAGATGCAGCTGAGAGTAAATGGAAGCATTGGAATTGGAGATCAGAAGGAGACTTAATGGTAAATGGTGCATTTTTCACTGCATCAGGTGGTGGAGCTTCATCTAGCTATGCAAGAGCTTCAAGCTTAAGTGCAAGACCATCTTCCCTTGTCGGTTCCATAACAATAGCAGCTGGTACACTTAATTGTAAGAAAGGTTCTCCTTGCTAG